In the Sulfurivermis fontis genome, CCGCCGCCAGTTCGACCACCTGCGCCGTCTGGCCGACTACGTCATCACCCACCACTACCCGGAGCTGGCAGAGGAAAAGAATCCCTATCTGGGACTGTTCCGCACGGTGACGGAGCGCACCGCGCGCCTCATCGCCCAGTGGCAGGCCGTTGGTTTCGCCCACGGCGTGATGAACACCGACAACATGTCCATCCTCGGCCTGACCCTGGACTACGGCCCCTTTGCCTTCCTCGACGATTTCGCTCCCGGCCTGGTCTGCAATCACTCCGACTACGAGGGCCGCTACGCCTTCGACCGCCAGCCGAATATTGCCCATTGGAACCTGAGCTGCCTGGGCCAGGCCCTGCTCCCCCTGCTGGGCGAACCGGTGGAGGCAGCGGTGGAACATGACAACGCCGTGTTGGAGGAATACGCCCCGGCCTTTCATGCCCACTATCAGGAGCTGATGCAGCACAAGCTGGGGCTGCGCGAACCGCGCCCCGGCGATGCGCAACTGCTGTACGACCTGCTGCAGCTGCTCGCCGCCCAGCACATCGACTACAGCAACTTCTTCCGCGCCCTGAGCCGCTTCGACAGCACGCCGGGGGCGCGCAACACGGCCCTGCGCGACATGTTCCCGGACCGCGCCGCCTTCGAGCGCTGGGCGGCGGGCTACCGTGACCGCCTCGCTGCCGAGCAGAGCGACGATGCCGCCCGCGGCGATGCCATGCGCCGGGTCAACCCGAAATACATCCTGCGCAACTATCTGGCCCAGCAGGCCATCACCCGGGCGCAGCAGGGTGACAACGATGAAATCGACACCCTGCTGCGCCTGCTGCACCACCCGTTCGACGAGCATCCGGGCTACGAGGACTACGCCGCACCACCGCCGGACTGGGGCCGCCGCCTGGCCATCAGCTGCTCCTCCTGAGCCGGTATGGGCGCTGGAAAACCCCATGCGTTTGGGCTGATAATCGGATTTCCCCACGCCTGTGGAGCACGCCGATGCAACAGACCCTGCGCAAGCTGCTCGACCACCCGGAATTCCAGGAAGGGCGCGACTGGCACCGCCTGCGCTGGCCGGCCAACGAGTACATCTTCCGGGAAGGTGATCCGGCCGATCGGCTGTACCTGCTGGTATCGGGCCAGGTGCGCATCATCGCCGACCTGGAGCTGGAGGCCGGGCGCCACATCCACCCGGGGGTGTGTGACCTGGAAGCGGGGGAAGTCTTCGGCGAGCTGGCGCTGTTCGACAGGCAGGCGCGCTCCGCCTCGGCCATGGCCATCAGCGACTGCGAGGTCATTGGCCTGGACGGCCAGCAGTTGCTGGCCTTCCTCGACGCCCACCCGGACATCGGCTATGCGGTGCTGCGCGAACTCATCACCGCCCTGGTGGGCCGGCTGCGCAACACCAACCGCAAGCTGTTCTCCATCCTGGCCTGGGGCCTCAAGGCCCACGGCCTGGAACAGCATCTCTAGCCGTCTGCTGGCACCACATCACTCCAGCAACAGCACCAAACCCATCGTCAGCAGGGCGATGAACAGGGTCTGCAGACCGCTGCGCAGCCAATGCTGGCCGGAAACCCGCCCGAGAAACACCCCCAGCAGGAATACCGCGACAACGGCACAGCCCAGCGCCGTGTGCAGGGGCAGCCAGGGCAGCGCCACCCCGGCGCGCGCCAGCCACAGGGGCAGCAGGATGAACAGCGAGATGAACAGCGGTGCGGCACCGTTGACCAGGGCAATCAGCAGCGGCACCCAGCGTGCCGCATGACCGTGGGCGCTGTCGCCCAGTTCCTTGCCCATCGCCGCCTCCAGCTCGGCCAGCGCCTTACGCCGCTCCGCCGCCTCGCTGACATAGGCACTGCTCACCCCGCTGACGCCCAGCGCAATGGCCGCGCCGAGACAGGCATTCAGCACGACGGAGAGATCACTGGCGCCGCTGATCGCAAACCCCATGATCAGTCCCAGCATGGTCAGGGCACCGTCAAAACCATTGACGACGAAATAGCGCCGCGCGATGCCCTGCGAGCGGGTGATGTCCAGCCACAGGCGGGCACGGTGCAGCCAGTGCACGTCAAGCCCCGCCGTCGCTGCACACCTCGACCTCGTCGATGCTGTGCAGGGAGCCGCCGCACTGGCCGATGGCCTCGTGCACGCGCCCGAAGTCCAGCGCGCTGCCCGTCACCTCCACCCTCAGGGTCTCGGTCTTCTCATCCACCTCCAACACCGTCACCTGCACCCGACAGTCCGGACCGGTGGCGGCAATGGCATGGGCGAACTCCAGTGCATTGGGGTGGTGTGGCTTGAGTACATCCAGCACCAAGCGTTTGACATTGATCATGGCGGGCTCCAGGCGGCATTCGACATGCTTGACGCGAAGTTATCCTAACGCAGCCGGTGACGGGTGGCATAACCGTCCGCAATGGCGTTACAGTGGGAGCCTGCGCCAAGCCAGTGAATCATGACCATGCACCGCATCCGACATTTCGCCCTCGCACTGCCCGGCCTGCTGCTGGCCCTCGATGCCGCCGCCTTCAGTCCGGTGCAGCATGAAAC is a window encoding:
- a CDS encoding cyclic nucleotide-binding domain-containing protein — encoded protein: MQQTLRKLLDHPEFQEGRDWHRLRWPANEYIFREGDPADRLYLLVSGQVRIIADLELEAGRHIHPGVCDLEAGEVFGELALFDRQARSASAMAISDCEVIGLDGQQLLAFLDAHPDIGYAVLRELITALVGRLRNTNRKLFSILAWGLKAHGLEQHL
- a CDS encoding DUF211 domain-containing protein; translation: MINVKRLVLDVLKPHHPNALEFAHAIAATGPDCRVQVTVLEVDEKTETLRVEVTGSALDFGRVHEAIGQCGGSLHSIDEVEVCSDGGA
- a CDS encoding protein adenylyltransferase SelO — translated: MRRLEKLNLTNSYARLPQPFHTRLQPTPLAGTRLLSFNPAAAELLDLDPLEALRPEFTAWLSGQAPLPGSEPLAALYAGHQFGHYVPQLGDGRAILLGEVQNDRGERWEVQLKGAGLTPYSRRGDGRAVLRSTIREYLCSEAIHGLGIPTTRALCLFGSDEEVWREEPESGALLVRLAPSHVRFGSFEVFYYRRQFDHLRRLADYVITHHYPELAEEKNPYLGLFRTVTERTARLIAQWQAVGFAHGVMNTDNMSILGLTLDYGPFAFLDDFAPGLVCNHSDYEGRYAFDRQPNIAHWNLSCLGQALLPLLGEPVEAAVEHDNAVLEEYAPAFHAHYQELMQHKLGLREPRPGDAQLLYDLLQLLAAQHIDYSNFFRALSRFDSTPGARNTALRDMFPDRAAFERWAAGYRDRLAAEQSDDAARGDAMRRVNPKYILRNYLAQQAITRAQQGDNDEIDTLLRLLHHPFDEHPGYEDYAAPPPDWGRRLAISCSS
- a CDS encoding VIT1/CCC1 transporter family protein, producing the protein MHWLHRARLWLDITRSQGIARRYFVVNGFDGALTMLGLIMGFAISGASDLSVVLNACLGAAIALGVSGVSSAYVSEAAERRKALAELEAAMGKELGDSAHGHAARWVPLLIALVNGAAPLFISLFILLPLWLARAGVALPWLPLHTALGCAVVAVFLLGVFLGRVSGQHWLRSGLQTLFIALLTMGLVLLLE